TGGTCGGGATGAAAATCTTATTCCGACCAACGGGAGGGCGCATATCTTTCACTAACCCGAGGAAAGGTATACACGTCACGAAGTGACCGCGCCGCGCGTAGCGGGCCCGTCCGGCAGGACAGTCTCTACTTCGTGCAGCTCTTTCCGTGGTCCCCATGAGCGCCCTTAGCCTTGGCATCAGCCTCAGACATATAAGCGCCTTCCTTCGTCTTGCCGTAGAAGTCCGTCCCATAGCAATGGTAGACGTTGCTCGACGTATTCACCCACACCAGGCCAGGACCGCCGCCCGCAGCCAGCGGACGAGCCGCAGCCTTCTGCGCTGGAGACATCTTTCCGGACGTACCACCCGACGAAGCCGACGCAGATGCAGCCGCAGCCGCGGGTGCAGTTGTCGCCGCAGCAGCAGGAGCAGTTGCCGAAGCGGTCTTGGCCGCAGGTGCAGCAGCAGGTGCAGCCGCAGCAGCAGCGGGTGCCTTCGCCGTCGAAGCCGCATACCACTCCTTCACCCCCTGGTGTCCCCGGCAAGCCCCGGCTTTACTCGCAGCCGTCGAGTAGGTTCCGTCCTTGCACATGCCTGTAGATCCCGCTGGTGCCGCTGCCTGAGCCGCAGCCATCTGTGTCCCGACCAGCCCCACCGCAACCGCCATTAAACACATCGAAATCTTCATAACATCTCCAGTAGTTTGATTTAGGTGGCCCGAATACCGCCAAATCCTACCCCATCGCGCCTCAGCTGTCACCAAAAACCGCCGAAAACCAGTTCCATCGTCTCGAAAAAACAGACCAATTATCACCCAAACGAGTTACAAACTACTGCATTCGAGGGATAGTCTCCAGGCTAACGTTCCCCCTAGTCTTGGCCGATAGGAGGGACCATGCAGACACCATCGTACGCAGACATTCACAACCGATACAGAGAACTCACCACCCGCACCGCTCGTCAAAACAATGCAGACGGCTTCCTCGAGACCCATCATGTCCTCGATATCGCGCGCAGCCTCTTTCTCTCCTCCCTCCTGTGGATGGCGCTCGCAATTATCGTCTACACGGTCTACTCCATGGTCGCCGGCGCCCACTAGCCAGCGCTCTGTAGTTGCAATACAGCAGGTAATAGCTCCGTCAAACCCTCCCCAGACGAGCTCGGCCCCCCAAATTGATCCACCCTCCAGGCAAGCTCCAGCCCGCGCCCTGTAGCATCCAAATGAGATGCTCGCCGCGACCCCCATCAGCCACTGGATAGGTTTCCACCTCTTCATCCTCATCCTCCTCGGGGCCGAGCTGTTATACGTCCGCCGCCAGGGCCCCTCAAAAACCCAATCCACCTCCGTCGCCGCCACCATCCTCTGGGTAGCCGCCGCCCTCGCCTTCGCCCTCTTCCTCTTTCGCTCCATGGGCAGCCAGTCCGCAACCCAGTACCTCGCCGGCTATGCCATCGAAGAGTCGCTCTCCATCGACAATCTCTTCCTCTTCCTCCTCCTCTTCCGCGTCTTCAAGATCGAACCTGCCCATCAGCCCAAAGCTCTCTTCTGGGGAGTCCTTGGCGCCATCCTCATGCGTGGAGCCTTCATCGCCGCCGGCCTCGGCCTCCTTGCCCGCTTCGAGTGGGTCAGCTACCTCTTCGCTGCGATCCTGCTCCTCGCCGCCATTCGCCTCGTCCTCCCAGGCGCCGAAAAGCCACAAACCGAGACGCCCCGCTGGATCGCCTGGCTCTCCCGCCTCCACCCCGTTAGCCTCCATCAGGACAAGTTCTTCGTCTTCGAGAGCGGCCAGCGCATGATCACCGTTCTCTTCCTCGCCCTCATCGCCATTGAACTCACCGACGTTGTCTTCGCCCTCGACTCCATCCCCGCCGTCCTCTCCATCACCCGCCAGCCCTTCCTCGCCTACACCTCGAACATCATGGCCGTCATGGGTCTTCGCTCTCTCTACTTCCTCCTCGCCCACCTGCTCGCCAAGCTGCGTTTCCTCCACTACGGCCTCGCCGCGGTCCTCGCCTTCGCAGCCTTCAAAATGCTCGCCGCCCACTGGATCGAGATCGGTCCCCTGCTCTCGCTCGTCGCGATCGTAGCCATCCTCGGAATCACCATCGCTCTCTCACTCCTCCCAAAAAAGCGCTCCGTGGCCTGATAAAGCATTGAATTTATAGGGAAAATTTGCGTTGCGCGGACTCTTGATAGAGCTGCCGTCGGCGGGAATGGGGTAAATTTGCAGTTTTAAGTGGAAAATTTTTTCCACTTAAAGGCAGCCGGAGACTAGACTCCGAAAAAAATTCCATACGAACTCAAATCCAAGATCCGCCCTCCGCCGTTATGCGAAATCCTGGCAAGTAGTTCAGAAACACCGCTAAAACCAGAGTTTCCTATTTCTTGGCGATAAATAGTCTTTGGCCAGGGACTTGCAATAACCACAGGTATAAGGAGTCACACCTATGAAATCGCCTGCCGCATTTCTCGCTCTGGTTACTCTCGCCCTTATCCCATCCGCCCTTCACGCCGACTCAATCTCCGCAATCATTAATGCCGGTGCCGGTGATCAAATCATTACCCCAATCGTCATCGGTGACGCCGAGGTGTTCAGCTTCACGAAGCTCAGCACAGACATCTTCAGCACCAGTCTCGAAACCTTCACCGCAAGCTACGCAGACGTCTCAGGAGTACTTGGTGTTCTAAACGTTACCGAGGCCTGCGTCGCCGTAACCGTCGTCTTCAACCACGCAGCTCCCTGCCAAAGCCT
The nucleotide sequence above comes from Tunturibacter empetritectus. Encoded proteins:
- a CDS encoding DUF3761 domain-containing protein, which codes for MKISMCLMAVAVGLVGTQMAAAQAAAPAGSTGMCKDGTYSTAASKAGACRGHQGVKEWYAASTAKAPAAAAAAPAAAPAAKTASATAPAAAATTAPAAAAASASASSGGTSGKMSPAQKAAARPLAAGGGPGLVWVNTSSNVYHCYGTDFYGKTKEGAYMSEADAKAKGAHGDHGKSCTK
- a CDS encoding TerC/Alx family metal homeostasis membrane protein, with the translated sequence MLAATPISHWIGFHLFILILLGAELLYVRRQGPSKTQSTSVAATILWVAAALAFALFLFRSMGSQSATQYLAGYAIEESLSIDNLFLFLLLFRVFKIEPAHQPKALFWGVLGAILMRGAFIAAGLGLLARFEWVSYLFAAILLLAAIRLVLPGAEKPQTETPRWIAWLSRLHPVSLHQDKFFVFESGQRMITVLFLALIAIELTDVVFALDSIPAVLSITRQPFLAYTSNIMAVMGLRSLYFLLAHLLAKLRFLHYGLAAVLAFAAFKMLAAHWIEIGPLLSLVAIVAILGITIALSLLPKKRSVA
- a CDS encoding PEP-CTERM sorting domain-containing protein, giving the protein MKSPAAFLALVTLALIPSALHADSISAIINAGAGDQIITPIVIGDAEVFSFTKLSTDIFSTSLETFTASYADVSGVLGVLNVTEACVAVTVVFNHAAPCQSLAFSFTNATLGDITVGTFLGLGANVAGGVAGVNFDGSIGAGSGSFDFTNPSSNSPVPEPGTLSLMATGLLGAAATVRRKFATA